One window of Trifolium pratense cultivar HEN17-A07 linkage group LG5, ARS_RC_1.1, whole genome shotgun sequence genomic DNA carries:
- the LOC123887390 gene encoding G-type lectin S-receptor-like serine/threonine-protein kinase At4g27290 isoform X1, translated as MVHNILMPFLWFLLFSHMTRTSTSLHTLAVNQTIRDGGGESLVSVGGITELGFFSPGSSKSRYLGVWYRNVTPLTVIWVANRETPLQNHSGVLKLNANGIFQLLNGPANSAIIWSSNTTSKAGNLNNPIAQLLDSGNLVVKNGQQTDEFLWQSFDYPSDTLMSGMKLGWNFEIGLERFTSSWKSDDDPAEGEYAMKLDLRGYPQIITFKGSDIDIRAGPWLGEFIAGSQGPTPGATQRFVFNEKEVYYEYESNESSTIALNKLAPSGAEQILYWSVGSSKRQVYSNGKDECEDYTYCGKNSICTMDGNIPTCACLKGYVPKIPQQWKLSHWKDGCIPRNGSNCKNSTTYKTEGFFKYTHMKYPDTSSSWFDKSTNLEECKALCLRNCSCVACANLDTRNGGTGCLLWFNYLVDVREFSKWGQDLYVKAPLSELDQVAVDNHGNIKKKIVGITVVVIIIIGLISCGSIWMIKKPGAARNTFNFNKRYVRNLRKEDDDLTTFDFSVLAYATNNFSSTNKLGEGGFGPVYKGMLIDGQEIAVKRLSKRSGQGLEEFKNEVALIAKLQHRNLIKLLGCCIQGEETMLIYEYMPNKSLDYFIFDDTKTMSLDWLRRFNIIGSIARGLLYLHQDSRVRIIHRDLKTSNILLDVNLEPKISDFGLARIFLGDQIEANTNRVAGTYGYISPEYAVHGDFSVKSDVFSYGVIVLEIVSGKRNRGFSNLEQCNNLLGYAWRLWTEERALELLDEVLREQYTAFEVIRSIQVGLLCVQQRPEDRPDMSSVVLMINGQQLLPEPKVPGFYTEKDLTTESDSSLATHKFCSSNEISITQLDAR; from the exons ATGGTGCATAATATCTTAATGCCATTTCTTTGGTTCTTATTATTCTCCCACATGACAAGAACTTCCACTTCATTACACACTTTAGCAGTGAACCAAACGATCCGGGATGGTGGTGGTGAGAGTTTAGTTTCAGTAGGTGGGATCACTGAATTGGGTTTCTTCAGCCCCGGGAGTTCAAAAAGTCGATATTTGGGTGTATGGTACAGGAATGTAACCCCCTTAACAGTGATATGGGTGGCCAATAGAGAAACACCTCTACAAAACCATTCAGGAGTGTTAAAGCTCAATGCAAATGGGATTTTTCAGCTTCTCAATGGCCCTGCTAACAGCGCTATAATTTG GTCATCCAATACAACAAGCAAAGCCGGGAATCTGAATAACCCTATCGCTCAGCTCCTGGATTCAGGAAATTTGGTAGTGAAAAATGGACAGCAAACTGATGAATTTTTGTGGCAGAGTTTTGATTATCCCTCTGATACATTGATGTCCGGAATGAAACTTGGATGGAACTTTGAAATTGGCCTAGAAAGATTCACATCATCGTGGAAAAGTGATGATGACCCTGCTGAGGGAGAATATGCTATGAAACTTGACCTTAGAGGATATCCCCAGATAATTACATTCAAAGGGTCTGATATAGATATTAGAGCAGGGCCATGGCTCGGTGAGTTCATCGCTGGATCTCAAGGACCAACTCCAGGAGCGACGCAAAGATTTGTGTTCAATGAAAAAGAAGTGTATTATGAATACGAGAGTAATGAAAGCTCAACTATCGCCTTAAATAAACTGGCTCCTTCAGGTGCTGAGCAGATTCTGTATTGGTCCGTTGGATCGAGCAAAAGGCAAGTGTACTCAAATGGGAAGGATGAATGCGAAGACTACACCTATTGTGGTAAAAATTCTATATGCACCATGGATGGTAACATTCCAACTTGTGCGTGCTTGAAAGGGTATGTTCCCAAGATTCCTCAACAGTGGAAGCTGTCTCACTGGAAAGACGGTTGTATTCCGAGGAATGGATCTAATTGCAAAAACAGTACCACGTACAAAACAGAGGGGTTCTTCAAGTACACACACATGAAGTATCCAGATACGTCTTCATCATGGTTTGATAAGAGCACGAACCTTGAGGAATGTAAGGCGTTGTGTCTCAGAAACTGTTCCTGTGTAGCCTGTGCTAATTTAGATACCCGCAATGGGGGAACTGGGTGTCTTCTTTGGTTTAATTATCTGGTTGATGTGAGGGAATTCTCTAAATGGGGACAAGATCTTTATGTCAAAGCCCCTCTTTCAGAACTAG ATCAAGTCGCAGTAGATAACCATGGAAACATCAAGAAGAAGATAGTCGGAATCACAGTTgttgtgattattattattggattaATTTCATGTGGATCGATATGGATGATTAAAAAACCAG GGGCtgcaagaaatactttcaattTCAACAAGCGTTACGTAAGAAACCTAAGGAAGGAAGATGATGACTTGACAACATTCGATTTCTCGGTCTTGGCTTATGCCACTAACAACTTTTCAAGCACTAACAAACTTGGAGAAGGTGGTTTTGGACCAGTATACAAG GGAATGTTGATAGATGGACAAGAGATAGCTGTGAAAAGACTTTCAAAAAGATCTGGACAAGGCTTggaagaatttaaaaatgaagtggCACTGATTGCAAAACTTCAGCACCGTAATCTCATAAAGCTTCTTGGTTGTTGTATTCAAGGAGAAGAAACAATGTTGATCTATGAATACATGCCGAACAAAAGCTTGGACTACTTTATTTTTG ATGACACCAAAACGATGTCACTGGATTGGCTTAGGCGTTTCAATATTATTGGTAGCATTGCTCGAGGACTTCTTTATCTTCATCAAGACTCAAGAGTGAGGATTATTCACAGAGATCTAAAAACTAGCAATATATTACTAGACGTAAATTTGGAGCCGAAAATATCAGACTTTGGCTTGGCTCGAATCTTTTTGGGGGACCAAATCGAGGCAAACACAAATAGAGTGGCTGGAACTTA TGGCTACATATCTCCAGAGTATGCTGTCCATGGGGATTTCTCAGTGAAATCAGATGTATTTAGTTATGGTGTGATTGTACTAGAGATTGTAAGTGGGAAACGGAATAGGGGATTTTCAAACCTCGAGCAGTGCAATAATCTTCTTGGATAT GCATGGAGATTATGGACGGAAGAGAGAGCCCTGGAACTATTGGATGAAGTGTTACGGGAACAATATACAGCATTTGAAGTCATACGAAGTATACAGGTGGGCTTGTTATGTGTGCAACAAAGACCAGAAGATAGACCAGACATGTCATCTGTGGTTCTAATGATAAATGGTCAGCAACTATTGCCAGAGCCAAAGGTTCCTGGCTTTTACACTGAAAAGGATTTAACTACCGAATCAGATTCTTCACTCGCAACTCACAAATTCTGCTCATCTAATGAAATATCCATTACACAGTTAGATGCAAGATAG
- the LOC123887390 gene encoding G-type lectin S-receptor-like serine/threonine-protein kinase At4g27290 isoform X2 produces the protein MVHNILMPFLWFLLFSHMTRTSTSLHTLAVNQTIRDGGGESLVSVGGITELGFFSPGSSKSRYLGVWYRNVTPLTVIWVANRETPLQNHSGVLKLNANGIFQLLNGPANSAIIWSSNTTSKAGNLNNPIAQLLDSGNLVVKNGQQTDEFLWQSFDYPSDTLMSGMKLGWNFEIGLERFTSSWKSDDDPAEGEYAMKLDLRGYPQIITFKGSDIDIRAGPWLGEFIAGSQGPTPGATQRFVFNEKEVYYEYESNESSTIALNKLAPSGAEQILYWSVGSSKRQVYSNGKDECEDYTYCGKNSICTMDGNIPTCACLKGYVPKIPQQWKLSHWKDGCIPRNGSNCKNSTTYKTEGFFKYTHMKYPDTSSSWFDKSTNLEECKALCLRNCSCVACANLDTRNGGTGCLLWFNYLVDVREFSKWGQDLYVKAPLSELDQVAVDNHGNIKKKIVGITVVVIIIIGLISCGSIWMIKKPGAARNTFNFNKRYVRNLRKEDDDLTTFDFSVLAYATNNFSSTNKLGEGGFGPVYKGMLIDGQEIAVKRLSKRSGQGLEEFKNEVALIAKLQHRNLIKLLGCCIQGEETMLIYEYMPNKSLDYFIFDDTKTMSLDWLRRFNIIGSIARGLLYLHQDSRVRIIHRDLKTSNILLDVNLEPKISDFGLARIFLGDQIEANTNRVAGTYGYISPEYAVHGDFSVKSDVFSYGVIVLEIVSGKRNRGFSNLEQCNNLLGYAWRLWTEERALELLDEVLREQYTAFEVIRSIQVGLLCVQQRPEDRPDMSSVVLMINGQQLLPEPKVPGFYTEKDLTTESDSSLATHKFCSSNEISITQLDAR, from the exons ATGGTGCATAATATCTTAATGCCATTTCTTTGGTTCTTATTATTCTCCCACATGACAAGAACTTCCACTTCATTACACACTTTAGCAGTGAACCAAACGATCCGGGATGGTGGTGGTGAGAGTTTAGTTTCAGTAGGTGGGATCACTGAATTGGGTTTCTTCAGCCCCGGGAGTTCAAAAAGTCGATATTTGGGTGTATGGTACAGGAATGTAACCCCCTTAACAGTGATATGGGTGGCCAATAGAGAAACACCTCTACAAAACCATTCAGGAGTGTTAAAGCTCAATGCAA ATGGGATTTTTCAGCTTCTCAATGGCCCTGCTAACAGCGCTATAATTTGGTCATCCAATACAACAAGCAAAGCCGGGAATCTGAATAACCCTATCGCTCAGCTCCTGGATTCAGGAAATTTGGTAGTGAAAAATGGACAGCAAACTGATGAATTTTTGTGGCAGAGTTTTGATTATCCCTCTGATACATTGATGTCCGGAATGAAACTTGGATGGAACTTTGAAATTGGCCTAGAAAGATTCACATCATCGTGGAAAAGTGATGATGACCCTGCTGAGGGAGAATATGCTATGAAACTTGACCTTAGAGGATATCCCCAGATAATTACATTCAAAGGGTCTGATATAGATATTAGAGCAGGGCCATGGCTCGGTGAGTTCATCGCTGGATCTCAAGGACCAACTCCAGGAGCGACGCAAAGATTTGTGTTCAATGAAAAAGAAGTGTATTATGAATACGAGAGTAATGAAAGCTCAACTATCGCCTTAAATAAACTGGCTCCTTCAGGTGCTGAGCAGATTCTGTATTGGTCCGTTGGATCGAGCAAAAGGCAAGTGTACTCAAATGGGAAGGATGAATGCGAAGACTACACCTATTGTGGTAAAAATTCTATATGCACCATGGATGGTAACATTCCAACTTGTGCGTGCTTGAAAGGGTATGTTCCCAAGATTCCTCAACAGTGGAAGCTGTCTCACTGGAAAGACGGTTGTATTCCGAGGAATGGATCTAATTGCAAAAACAGTACCACGTACAAAACAGAGGGGTTCTTCAAGTACACACACATGAAGTATCCAGATACGTCTTCATCATGGTTTGATAAGAGCACGAACCTTGAGGAATGTAAGGCGTTGTGTCTCAGAAACTGTTCCTGTGTAGCCTGTGCTAATTTAGATACCCGCAATGGGGGAACTGGGTGTCTTCTTTGGTTTAATTATCTGGTTGATGTGAGGGAATTCTCTAAATGGGGACAAGATCTTTATGTCAAAGCCCCTCTTTCAGAACTAG ATCAAGTCGCAGTAGATAACCATGGAAACATCAAGAAGAAGATAGTCGGAATCACAGTTgttgtgattattattattggattaATTTCATGTGGATCGATATGGATGATTAAAAAACCAG GGGCtgcaagaaatactttcaattTCAACAAGCGTTACGTAAGAAACCTAAGGAAGGAAGATGATGACTTGACAACATTCGATTTCTCGGTCTTGGCTTATGCCACTAACAACTTTTCAAGCACTAACAAACTTGGAGAAGGTGGTTTTGGACCAGTATACAAG GGAATGTTGATAGATGGACAAGAGATAGCTGTGAAAAGACTTTCAAAAAGATCTGGACAAGGCTTggaagaatttaaaaatgaagtggCACTGATTGCAAAACTTCAGCACCGTAATCTCATAAAGCTTCTTGGTTGTTGTATTCAAGGAGAAGAAACAATGTTGATCTATGAATACATGCCGAACAAAAGCTTGGACTACTTTATTTTTG ATGACACCAAAACGATGTCACTGGATTGGCTTAGGCGTTTCAATATTATTGGTAGCATTGCTCGAGGACTTCTTTATCTTCATCAAGACTCAAGAGTGAGGATTATTCACAGAGATCTAAAAACTAGCAATATATTACTAGACGTAAATTTGGAGCCGAAAATATCAGACTTTGGCTTGGCTCGAATCTTTTTGGGGGACCAAATCGAGGCAAACACAAATAGAGTGGCTGGAACTTA TGGCTACATATCTCCAGAGTATGCTGTCCATGGGGATTTCTCAGTGAAATCAGATGTATTTAGTTATGGTGTGATTGTACTAGAGATTGTAAGTGGGAAACGGAATAGGGGATTTTCAAACCTCGAGCAGTGCAATAATCTTCTTGGATAT GCATGGAGATTATGGACGGAAGAGAGAGCCCTGGAACTATTGGATGAAGTGTTACGGGAACAATATACAGCATTTGAAGTCATACGAAGTATACAGGTGGGCTTGTTATGTGTGCAACAAAGACCAGAAGATAGACCAGACATGTCATCTGTGGTTCTAATGATAAATGGTCAGCAACTATTGCCAGAGCCAAAGGTTCCTGGCTTTTACACTGAAAAGGATTTAACTACCGAATCAGATTCTTCACTCGCAACTCACAAATTCTGCTCATCTAATGAAATATCCATTACACAGTTAGATGCAAGATAG
- the LOC123887390 gene encoding G-type lectin S-receptor-like serine/threonine-protein kinase At4g27290 isoform X3 has protein sequence MVHNILMPFLWFLLFSHMTRTSTSLHTLAVNQTIRDGGGESLVSVGGITELGFFSPGSSKSRYLGVWYRNVTPLTVIWVANRETPLQNHSGVLKLNANGIFQLLNGPANSAIIWSSNTTSIAGNLNNPIAQLLDSGNLVVKNGQQTDEFLWQSFDYPSDTLMSGMKLGWNFEIGLERFTSSWKSDDDPAEGEYAMKLDLRGYPQIITLKGSDIDIRAGPWLGEFIAGSQGPTPGATQRFVFNEKEVYYEYQSNESSTIALNKLAPSGAEQILYWSVGSSKRQVYSNGKDECEDYAYCGKNSICTMDGNIPTCACLKAYVPKIPQQWKLSHWKDGCIPRNGSNCKNSTTYKTEGFFKYTHMKYPDTSSSWFDKSTNLEECKALCLRNCSCVACANLDTRNGGTGCLLWFNYLVDVREFSKWGQDLYVKAPLSELDQVAVDNHGNIKKKIVGITVVVIIIIGLITCGSIWMIKKPGAARNTFNFNKRYVRNLRKEDDDLTTFDFSILAYATNNFSSSNKLGEGGFGPVYKGMLIDGQEIAVKRLSKRSGQGLEEFKNEVALIAKLQHRNLIKLLGCCIQGEETMLIYEYMPNKSLDYFVFDDTKTMSLDWLRRFNIIGSIARGLLYLHQDSRVRIIHRDLKTSNILLDVNLEPKISDFGLARIFLGDQIEANTNRVAGTYGYISPEYAVHGDFSVKSDVFSYGVIVLEIVSGKRNRGFSNLEQCNNLLGYAWRLWTEERALELLDEVLREQYTAFEVIRSIQVGLLCVQQRPEDRPDMSSVVLMLNGQQLLPEPKVPGFYTEKDLSTESDSSLATHKFCSSNEISITQLDAR, from the exons ATGGTGCATAATATCTTAATGCCATTTCTTTGGTTCTTATTATTCTCCCACATGACAAGAACTTCCACTTCATTACACACTTTAGCAGTGAACCAAACGATCCGGGATGGTGGTGGTGAGAGTTTAGTTTCAGTAGGTGGGATCACTGAATTGGGTTTCTTCAGCCCCGGGAGTTCAAAAAGTCGATATTTGGGTGTATGGTACAGGAATGTAACCCCCTTAACAGTGATATGGGTGGCCAATAGAGAAACACCTCTACAAAACCATTCAGGAGTGTTAAAGCTCAATGCAAATGGGATTTTTCAGCTTCTCAATGGCCCTGCTAACAGCGCTATAATTTGGTCATCCAATACAACAAGCATAGCCGGGAATCTGAATAACCCTATCGCTCAGCTCCTGGATTCAGGAAATTTGGTAGTGAAAAATGGACAGCAAACTGATGAATTTTTGTGGCAGAGTTTTGATTATCCCTCTGATACATTGATGTCCGGAATGAAACTTGGATGGAACTTTGAAATTGGCCTAGAAAGATTCACATCATCATGGAAAAGTGATGATGACCCTGCTGAGGGAGAATATGCTATGAAACTTGACCTTAGAGGATATCCCCAGATAATTACATTAAAAGGGTCTGATATAGATATTAGAGCAGGGCCATGGCTCGGTGAGTTCATCGCTGGATCTCAAGGACCAACTCCAGGAGCGACGCAAAGATTTGTGTTCAATGAAAAAGAAGTGTATTATGAATACCAGAGTAATGAAAGCTCAACTATCGCCTTAAATAAACTGGCTCCTTCAGGTGCTGAGCAGATTCTGTATTGGTCCGTTGGATCGAGCAAAAGGCAAGTGTACTCAAATGGGAAGGATGAATGCGAAGACTACGCCTATTGTGGTAAAAATTCTATATGCACCATGGATGGTAACATTCCAACTTGTGCGTGCTTGAAAGCGTATGTTCCCAAGATTCCTCAACAGTGGAAGCTGTCTCACTGGAAAGACGGTTGTATTCCGAGGAATGGATCTAATTGCAAAAACAGTACCACGTACAAAACAGAGGGGTTCTTCAAGTACACACACATGAAGTATCCAGATACGTCTTCATCATGGTTTGATAAGAGCACGAACCTTGAGGAATGTAAGGCGTTGTGTCTCAGAAACTGTTCCTGTGTAGCCTGTGCTAATTTAGATACCCGCAATGGGGGAACTGGGTGTCTTCTTTGGTTTAATTATCTGGTTGATGTGAGGGAATTCTCTAAATGGGGACAAGATCTTTATGTCAAAGCCCCTCTTTCAGAACTAG ATCAAGTCGCAGTAGATAACCATGGAAACATCAAGAAGAAGATAGTCGGAATCACAGTTgttgtgattattattattggattaATTACATGTGGATCGATATGGATGATTAAAAAACCAG GGGCtgcaagaaatactttcaattTCAACAAGCGTTACGTAAGAAACCTAAGGAAGGAAGATGATGACTTGACAACATTTGATTTCTCGATCTTGGCTTATGCCACTAACAACTTTTCAAGCAGTAACAAACTTGGAGAAGGTGGTTTTGGACCAGTATACAAG GGAATGTTGATAGATGGACAAGAGATAGCTGTGAAAAGACTTTCAAAAAGATCTGGACAAGGCTTggaagaatttaaaaatgaagtggCACTGATTGCAAAACTTCAGCACCGTAATCTCATAAAGCTTCTTGGTTGTTGTATTCAAGGAGAAGAAACAATGTTGATCTATGAATACATGCCGAACAAAAGCTTGGActactttgtttttg ATGACACCAAAACGATGTCACTGGATTGGCTTAGGCGTTTCAATATTATTGGTAGCATTGCTCGAGGACTTCTTTATCTTCATCAAGACTCAAGAGTGAGGATTATTCACAGAGATCTAAAAACTAGCAATATATTACTAGACGTAAATTTGGAGCCGAAAATATCAGACTTTGGCTTGGCTCGAATCTTTTTGGGGGATCAAATCGAGGCAAACACAAATAGAGTGGCTGGAACTTA TGGCTACATATCTCCAGAGTATGCTGTCCACGGGGATTTCTCAGTGAAATCAGATGTATTTAGTTATGGTGTGATTGTACTAGAGATTGTAAGTGGGAAACGGAATAGGGGATTTTCAAACCTCGAGCAGTGCAATAATCTTCTTGGATAT GCATGGAGATTATGGACGGAAGAGAGAGCCCTAGAACTATTGGATGAAGTGTTACGTGAACAATATACAGCATTTGAAGTCATACGAAGTATACAGGTGGGCTTGTTATGTGTGCAACAAAGACCAGAAGATAGACCAGACATGTCATCTGTGGTTCTAATGCTAAATGGTCAGCAACTATTGCCAGAGCCAAAGGTTCCTGGCTTTTACACTGAAAAGGATTTAAGTACCGAATCAGATTCTTCACTCGCAACTCACAAATTCTGCTCATCTAATGAAATATCCATTACACAGTTAGATGCAAGATAG
- the LOC123887391 gene encoding uncharacterized protein LOC123887391: MKQKIVIKLQMKNEKCRNKALKMAAEVKGVTSVSLEGDDKDRVSVTGDNVDIICLANHLKKKFNSVTILSAEEVKKPKTAEEKKKEEDKKKEEDKKKMIEACKAVLHDSCIKCNNFNCHGKCDKCTKCESSKCDGKHCVTICFKCENAKCNGNQCNSCSNCHNKKCNGCSSKPPSSSFIQYHQWWTCPK, from the exons ATGAAg CAAAAAATAGTTATAAAGTTGCAAATGAAGAACGAGAAATGCAGAAACAAAGCCCTTAAAATGGCTGCTGAAGTCAAAG GTGTGACATCGGTATCATTGGAAGGAGATGATAAAGATCGTGTATCCGTAACCGGTGATAATGTAGACATAATTTGCTTAGCCAACCATCTGAAAAAGAAGTTCAATAGTGTCACCATTTTGAGTGCGGAAGAGGTGAAAAAGCCGAAAACGGcagaagagaagaaaaaggaagaagacaagaaaaaagaagaagacaaGAAAAAGATGATAGAGGCATGTAAAGCTGTTTTGCACGATTCTTGTATCAAGTGCAACAACTTCAATTGTCATGGTAAGTGTGATAAATGCACAAAATGTGAAAGTTCAAAGTGTGATGGAAAACATTGTGTCACTATTTGCTTTAAGTGTGAAAATGCAAAGTGTAATGGAAATCAATGTAATTCTTGCTCCAATTGTCACAACAAGAAATGCAATGGTTGCTCATCTAAGCCACCTTCATCATCCTTCATACAATATCATCAATGGTGGACATGTCCTAAGTAG